One stretch of Acholeplasma laidlawii PG-8A DNA includes these proteins:
- a CDS encoding HNH endonuclease, with amino-acid sequence MSKPKELHRFYKSKAWLVARNIKTNATQGKCERCGAIGEEVHHKIRLTVDNVNDTNISLNQDNLELLCRDCHNKEHGRFKKQEVLFDVFGNFTG; translated from the coding sequence ATGAGCAAACCAAAAGAACTGCACAGGTTCTATAAGTCGAAGGCTTGGCTCGTTGCTCGTAATATCAAAACAAACGCCACACAGGGCAAGTGTGAGCGGTGTGGCGCGATTGGTGAAGAGGTTCACCATAAGATTAGGCTGACTGTAGATAATGTCAATGATACCAATATTAGTTTGAATCAAGATAACTTAGAGTTGTTATGTAGGGACTGTCACAATAAAGAGCATGGACGATTCAAGAAACAAGAAGTACTGTTTGATGTGTTTGGAAATTTTACTGGTTGA
- a CDS encoding dsDNA nuclease domain-containing protein, which produces MSLDTTYSILPKDLSGSRTKNRFRQEMLWGISKIYDLYLENPDDFFVIFDYVCDIEVGFNDTLHFYQVKTKDTSSPFSISDLIRKKSGHSYLSLLFSLKVNNQIKSINVVSNTKLSIKNTILQNSEIIPFESLEDDEKKKIEDHLKAKSILVTDLKDSFFIRSDFCINNPDTLLIGKTVEFLENAKGIKLSEPKLIYNYIKGLVDRKASYELNTIDLNDTIDKKGIKRSEIDNILNNLLGADRYREKTLSKIEALNGDYNYGEVLLLKTALSRVFKYGITSKTIEALIVDISNCINDNESTIQDLKLSEIVEYVYNCIEWDIIKDKSERKCIILLTLTKMESV; this is translated from the coding sequence TTGTCATTAGATACTACATATTCAATCTTACCGAAAGATTTATCGGGTTCTAGAACTAAAAATAGATTTAGACAAGAGATGTTATGGGGAATTAGTAAAATATATGATCTTTATTTGGAGAACCCAGATGATTTTTTTGTTATATTTGACTATGTTTGTGATATTGAAGTTGGATTCAATGATACATTGCATTTTTATCAAGTAAAAACAAAAGATACTAGCAGTCCTTTTAGTATTTCGGATCTAATTAGAAAGAAGAGTGGTCATTCTTATTTATCCTTGCTTTTTTCATTGAAGGTAAACAATCAAATCAAGAGTATTAATGTAGTTTCTAATACAAAACTATCAATTAAAAATACCATACTTCAAAATTCTGAGATAATACCTTTTGAAAGTTTAGAAGATGATGAAAAGAAAAAAATTGAAGATCATCTTAAAGCAAAATCTATTCTAGTCACAGATCTAAAGGACTCATTCTTCATAAGGTCAGATTTTTGCATTAATAATCCCGATACATTATTAATAGGTAAGACTGTTGAGTTTTTAGAAAATGCAAAAGGTATTAAATTAAGTGAACCAAAACTGATATATAATTACATAAAGGGATTGGTAGACAGAAAAGCAAGTTATGAGTTGAACACTATTGATTTAAATGATACGATCGATAAAAAAGGAATAAAAAGAAGTGAAATTGATAACATATTGAATAATTTACTAGGCGCTGACAGATATAGAGAAAAGACTTTATCTAAAATAGAGGCACTAAATGGTGATTATAATTATGGAGAAGTATTGCTTTTAAAAACCGCATTGTCTAGAGTTTTTAAATATGGGATTACATCAAAAACAATAGAAGCACTAATTGTAGATATTAGTAATTGTATCAATGATAATGAAAGTACTATTCAGGATTTGAAATTATCTGAGATAGTCGAATATGTCTATAATTGTATTGAATGGGATATTATCAAGGATAAGTCAGAAAGAAAGTGCATAATACTATTGACATTAACAAAAATGGAAAGCGTGTAG
- a CDS encoding SIR2 family protein, which translates to MDELRKIFNSNRLPAFFVGAGMSKRYLKNMPSWDELLISVSDYIGISKTQYYGMKQLINEDNMQMPKLASLLENKIRDKVIDGTFNIDEALSDKLKTEIPNNVSFLKLLIAERLTKLEIKEDEKTQKEIKSLKKSIKKINNIFTTNFDMFFEKYVLDDDDMTVFDSQESLYFTNSFGISEMYKIHGSIRNPKSMVINEKDYINYLEDMNLFVSKLYNSLIERPIIFLGYGLNDSNILKILEGFIKHFNLDD; encoded by the coding sequence ATGGACGAATTGAGAAAAATATTTAATAGTAACAGATTACCAGCCTTTTTTGTAGGTGCTGGTATGTCAAAAAGGTATCTCAAAAATATGCCTTCATGGGATGAATTATTAATATCTGTTTCAGATTATATTGGAATAAGTAAAACACAATATTATGGAATGAAACAACTTATAAATGAAGACAATATGCAAATGCCTAAGTTAGCCTCATTATTAGAAAATAAGATAAGAGATAAAGTCATAGACGGTACTTTTAACATTGATGAAGCTTTGTCAGATAAACTAAAAACTGAGATACCAAATAATGTTTCATTTCTAAAACTATTGATTGCTGAAAGACTTACCAAACTAGAAATCAAAGAAGATGAAAAAACTCAAAAAGAAATAAAGTCATTGAAGAAATCAATTAAAAAAATCAATAATATATTTACTACGAACTTCGATATGTTCTTTGAAAAATACGTATTGGATGACGATGATATGACTGTTTTTGATTCACAAGAGTCTTTGTACTTTACTAATTCATTTGGAATATCTGAAATGTATAAAATTCATGGTTCTATCCGCAATCCTAAATCAATGGTTATTAACGAAAAAGACTATATAAATTATCTCGAAGATATGAATCTTTTTGTATCAAAACTTTATAATTCGCTTATCGAAAGGCCAATCATTTTTCTAGGATATGGATTAAATGACTCTAACATTTTAAAAATTTTAGAAGGATTTATTAAACACTTTAATTTAGATGATTGA
- a CDS encoding DUF2971 domain-containing protein has translation MDVLLPKKVYKYRKFVENDINALENLELWGATASAMADEHDCGVVANLDLITEFLKGKMKSEFINTVCENLLKRFNDYFRSSRYIISLCDDHSVDTMWNQYSDNHSGFVIEYDTNDIIFLTNKILDKIYNELEFSNNIKNHEAVKELLRKYDTGFYKVKYTNEPFDITKELLSELEIMHKERVSNEYTVVDYNDKHFFHQEKLIKNIVTTKKLELSYENEWRVVVPSLFKNMTVKAMPLLRVKPSKIIVGSFVSPQNRERINDIAKKLCIKIDFR, from the coding sequence ATGGATGTATTATTACCTAAAAAAGTTTATAAGTATCGCAAATTTGTAGAAAATGACATTAATGCTCTAGAAAACCTTGAATTATGGGGTGCTACTGCATCAGCAATGGCAGACGAACATGATTGTGGTGTAGTGGCAAATCTAGATTTAATAACTGAATTTTTGAAAGGTAAAATGAAATCTGAATTCATTAATACAGTCTGCGAAAATTTACTTAAACGCTTCAATGATTATTTCAGATCATCAAGATACATAATTTCCCTTTGCGATGATCACAGTGTAGATACTATGTGGAATCAATATTCTGACAATCATAGTGGATTTGTCATCGAATATGACACGAATGATATTATCTTTTTAACTAATAAAATACTTGATAAAATATATAATGAATTGGAATTTTCAAATAATATAAAGAATCATGAAGCTGTTAAAGAGTTATTGCGAAAGTATGATACTGGTTTTTATAAAGTTAAATACACGAATGAACCCTTTGATATTACCAAAGAATTATTATCTGAGTTGGAAATCATGCATAAAGAAAGAGTATCTAATGAATATACAGTGGTAGATTATAATGATAAACATTTTTTTCATCAAGAAAAACTCATAAAAAATATAGTAACGACAAAAAAACTAGAACTATCATATGAAAACGAATGGCGAGTTGTGGTGCCATCACTTTTTAAAAATATGACGGTTAAAGCAATGCCTTTATTGAGAGTTAAACCATCAAAAATTATTGTAGGTTCATTTGTTTCACCTCAAAATAGGGAAAGAATAAATGATATAGCAAAAAAACTATGCATTAAAATAGATTTTAGATAA
- a CDS encoding terminase large subunit gives MNYLIKYYDEIQKGNIIVGKELLTVLETLIQDMDNHRYTFDEKPGNIRIEFIETFCKHTKSPFNGEPFILELWEKAILQAAYGFKIADTNLRRFNEVILLIARKNGKTTFIAGIDLAEFFLSKGGVDIVCASNTSEQANILFDEINNMREGSKALSNEKRSKKNIFHIYSPKSKNKIKKLSAQSRNKDGYNIEVGCIDEVHEMTDSKVYDAIKQSQSTKEEPLIFIITTEGNTVGGFLDSKLDYVRKMIKGEINDERVLPWLYTQDSINEIYEDKSTWQKSNPSLGTVKTYSYLEDLMNKSRHDLATRVTMLCKDFNIKQLEQGSWLTYNDLNNESTYDINELRNSYAIGGVDLSSTTDLTVALLLLIKNGKKYVIPQFFMPSEVIKRRKEEDNVPYDIWVQRGLITVTEGNQNDFTLVTQWFLMMIRTYEIRPLWVGYDPWNSQYWTKEMEDLGFEMEKVRQGIYSLSEPMKQLEADLKNGNVIYNNNPIMKWNLSNTQAKIDINGNIQPSKLGSKYKRIDGAVALIIAYAVLNRYKLEYENML, from the coding sequence ATGAATTACTTAATTAAATATTATGACGAGATTCAAAAAGGAAATATCATTGTTGGTAAAGAATTACTAACAGTTCTAGAAACGCTAATTCAAGATATGGATAATCATAGATATACGTTTGATGAAAAGCCAGGAAATATTCGAATTGAGTTTATCGAAACATTTTGTAAGCATACGAAAAGTCCATTTAATGGTGAACCATTCATTTTAGAACTATGGGAAAAAGCAATTCTACAAGCTGCTTATGGATTCAAAATTGCTGATACCAATCTCAGGAGGTTTAATGAAGTAATTCTACTTATTGCTAGAAAGAATGGTAAGACTACATTCATTGCAGGTATTGATTTAGCAGAGTTTTTCTTATCTAAGGGTGGTGTTGATATTGTATGTGCTTCAAACACATCGGAGCAGGCTAATATATTGTTTGATGAAATCAACAACATGAGAGAAGGTTCAAAAGCATTATCAAATGAAAAAAGAAGTAAAAAGAATATTTTTCATATTTATTCACCAAAGTCAAAAAACAAGATAAAGAAACTATCCGCACAATCACGAAACAAAGATGGTTACAACATTGAAGTTGGTTGTATCGATGAAGTACATGAAATGACTGATTCTAAGGTTTATGATGCGATCAAGCAAAGTCAATCGACCAAAGAAGAACCACTTATTTTTATCATTACAACTGAAGGTAATACAGTGGGTGGTTTCTTAGATAGCAAACTTGATTATGTTAGAAAGATGATCAAAGGGGAGATTAACGATGAACGTGTGCTTCCTTGGTTATACACTCAAGATTCAATTAATGAAATCTATGAAGATAAGAGCACATGGCAGAAAAGTAATCCAAGTTTAGGTACTGTAAAAACATATTCATATCTTGAAGACTTAATGAATAAATCCAGACATGACTTAGCAACACGAGTTACGATGCTTTGTAAAGACTTCAACATTAAGCAATTAGAACAAGGATCATGGTTAACTTATAATGATCTAAATAACGAATCAACCTATGATATCAATGAGTTAAGAAACAGTTATGCTATAGGCGGTGTTGACTTGTCATCAACAACAGACCTTACGGTTGCACTCTTACTTCTAATTAAAAATGGAAAGAAGTATGTTATCCCACAGTTCTTTATGCCAAGTGAAGTTATAAAGCGCAGAAAGGAAGAGGATAACGTTCCCTATGACATTTGGGTTCAACGAGGTTTAATCACTGTTACAGAAGGTAATCAAAATGACTTCACACTTGTTACACAGTGGTTTCTAATGATGATTAGGACATATGAGATTAGACCTCTATGGGTAGGTTATGATCCGTGGAATAGTCAGTACTGGACTAAAGAAATGGAAGACTTAGGGTTTGAAATGGAAAAGGTCAGACAAGGAATATACTCTTTATCAGAACCTATGAAACAACTTGAAGCGGATCTTAAAAATGGTAATGTAATCTATAATAATAATCCAATCATGAAATGGAACTTGTCTAATACTCAAGCAAAGATTGATATCAATGGAAATATTCAGCCATCAAAACTTGGAAGCAAGTATAAAAGAATTGATGGAGCTGTAGCACTTATTATTGCTTATGCAGTGCTTAATAGATATAAGTTAGAATATGAAAATATGTTATAA
- a CDS encoding phage portal protein, translating to MGIFNRKKKQGSAESFKFVNEINLPLTNFGTNISKSDVVKIAIDRIASQCAKLKPRYIKKSNDKTVTEKSGKLSFILKHQPNEVMTPYQFIYMVITTLLMNDNAFIYPMFDSSTGEIKALYPLKPSIVEPIIDSCGSYYLKFSFDSQESFTIPYENIIHIKRFYHTNQIFGGSSSKGDQEALLKTIQINENVLQGIDNALKNSMQIKGLLKMSAMLSETDKKKQLDSFNEILKESIRNKGSSIIPVDLKGDYVPLTTDPKLIDKDTLEFLQSKILDYFGVSVPIFHSKYTEDEFNSFYEQTIEPLAIQMSEAFSLGLLTQNEIMRGEEIIFYSERLQYASWNTKVTAIEKLMGLGIMSLNESRGLLGLEPVENGDRRLQSLNYVDATKANEYQVGKDDFNEGNN from the coding sequence TTGGGTATTTTTAATAGAAAGAAAAAACAAGGCTCAGCAGAGTCATTTAAGTTTGTAAATGAAATCAATCTACCACTTACTAATTTTGGTACTAACATCTCAAAATCTGATGTTGTGAAGATTGCGATTGATAGGATAGCAAGTCAGTGTGCAAAATTAAAACCACGATACATAAAGAAATCAAACGATAAGACAGTTACAGAGAAATCTGGCAAACTGTCTTTTATTTTAAAGCACCAACCAAATGAGGTCATGACACCTTATCAGTTTATCTATATGGTGATTACGACATTGTTAATGAACGACAATGCATTTATCTATCCAATGTTTGATAGTTCAACTGGTGAAATCAAAGCTCTTTATCCACTAAAACCATCCATCGTTGAACCAATTATTGATTCTTGTGGTAGTTATTACTTGAAGTTTAGTTTTGATAGTCAAGAATCCTTTACGATTCCATACGAGAACATTATTCACATCAAAAGATTCTATCACACGAATCAGATCTTCGGTGGTTCAAGTTCAAAAGGTGACCAAGAAGCACTCTTGAAAACAATCCAAATTAATGAGAATGTACTTCAAGGTATTGATAACGCACTTAAGAACTCCATGCAGATTAAAGGACTACTCAAAATGAGTGCTATGCTAAGTGAAACAGATAAAAAGAAACAACTTGATTCATTTAATGAAATACTTAAAGAGTCCATTAGGAATAAGGGTAGTTCTATTATTCCGGTAGATTTGAAAGGTGATTATGTGCCTTTAACAACAGACCCAAAGTTAATCGATAAGGATACCTTAGAGTTCCTACAATCAAAAATCCTAGATTACTTTGGTGTATCAGTTCCAATCTTTCATTCCAAATATACAGAAGATGAATTCAACTCATTTTATGAACAAACCATCGAGCCTTTAGCCATTCAAATGTCTGAGGCTTTTTCTTTAGGCTTGCTTACTCAAAATGAAATCATGCGAGGTGAGGAGATTATCTTTTATAGTGAAAGACTTCAATACGCATCATGGAACACAAAGGTTACAGCGATTGAAAAACTGATGGGGTTAGGCATCATGTCACTTAATGAATCAAGAGGGTTGTTAGGACTTGAACCAGTAGAAAATGGTGATAGAAGATTACAGTCACTCAATTATGTCGATGCTACTAAAGCAAACGAATATCAAGTAGGGAAGGATGATTTTAATGAAGGTAACAATTAA
- a CDS encoding HK97 family phage prohead protease produces the protein MKKETRIAEVKLEETDDKMILEGYAIVYDEPTLIGDESYGFIESISRSAITDAAIKDVPMKYNHMDSFLIIARTKNGSLTLTSDDVGLKVRAELLDTQSNQDIFKMVKSGLLDKMSFAFVVSEQEWDRSGNIPKRNIRKIERLYDVSIVDTPAYDKTSIYARSLEAMDLELKTMDLAEKNKKTELIRKKLNLKIKIGE, from the coding sequence ATGAAGAAAGAAACCAGAATAGCGGAAGTCAAGTTAGAAGAAACTGATGACAAGATGATCTTAGAAGGTTATGCGATCGTTTATGATGAACCGACTTTGATTGGTGACGAATCATATGGATTCATTGAAAGCATTAGCAGAAGTGCAATCACTGATGCTGCAATTAAAGATGTACCAATGAAGTATAACCACATGGATTCATTCTTAATCATTGCACGAACTAAAAATGGCTCACTTACTTTAACAAGTGATGATGTTGGATTAAAGGTAAGAGCGGAATTACTCGACACACAAAGTAATCAAGATATTTTTAAGATGGTCAAATCTGGCTTATTGGATAAGATGAGCTTTGCATTTGTAGTTAGTGAACAGGAATGGGATCGTAGTGGTAACATTCCAAAAAGAAATATTAGAAAGATTGAACGTTTGTATGATGTTTCAATCGTTGACACACCTGCTTATGATAAGACTTCGATTTATGCTCGTTCTTTAGAAGCTATGGACTTAGAGCTAAAGACTATGGATTTAGCAGAGAAAAATAAGAAGACTGAACTTATAAGAAAAAAACTAAATTTGAAAATAAAAATAGGAGAATAG
- a CDS encoding phage major capsid protein: protein MNLEKRSNEIKARITEIKGLIGAEVTLEVLEQLEAEVDELNKEKDTIERKLAIQNKTKINPVVIERSNQVDKDQLETRGKNLRESRVIQVSSEEILLPEHIADGIAPHPFAQVSALVDKVKVVNLNGGETYKKSFVKGSGIAGLTGEGEPYSETEPEYGYLTITKVKVTAYTEITEELEKLPNLPYQAEVLKNINLSLKKKISEQILRGPGTSNTFTGIFSDKAIALSDTTDLEITSITDSTLDDIIFAYGGDEEVEGAAYLILNKNDLRAFAGLRTAEGRKVHTIDYINNTIDGIPYIINSHCKAISDTNTSAGEYGLAYGSLLNYEVPVFSPVEISKSNDYKFKDGIICYKASVFTGGNVVGYKGFLRVKKKA from the coding sequence ATGAATTTAGAAAAACGAAGTAATGAAATTAAAGCACGCATCACTGAAATCAAAGGTTTGATTGGTGCTGAAGTAACACTTGAAGTGTTAGAACAACTAGAAGCTGAAGTTGATGAACTGAATAAAGAAAAAGACACGATTGAAAGAAAACTTGCGATTCAAAACAAGACAAAAATCAATCCAGTCGTTATTGAAAGATCTAATCAAGTGGATAAAGATCAATTAGAAACTCGTGGTAAGAATTTAAGAGAAAGCAGAGTCATTCAAGTTTCAAGTGAAGAGATTCTATTACCAGAACACATTGCTGATGGCATTGCACCACATCCATTCGCACAAGTATCTGCGTTAGTGGATAAGGTAAAGGTTGTCAATCTAAACGGTGGGGAAACCTACAAGAAATCATTTGTCAAAGGTAGTGGCATCGCTGGTTTAACTGGAGAAGGTGAACCTTATTCAGAAACAGAACCAGAGTATGGTTATCTAACCATTACTAAAGTTAAAGTGACAGCTTACACAGAAATCACAGAAGAGTTAGAAAAACTACCTAACTTACCATATCAAGCTGAAGTATTAAAGAACATTAATCTTTCACTTAAAAAGAAGATTAGTGAACAAATCCTAAGAGGACCAGGTACTTCTAATACATTCACAGGTATTTTTAGTGATAAAGCAATCGCTCTATCTGACACAACTGATTTAGAAATCACATCGATTACCGATTCTACATTAGATGACATCATCTTTGCTTATGGTGGTGATGAAGAAGTCGAAGGTGCCGCATACCTAATCCTTAACAAGAATGACCTAAGAGCATTCGCAGGATTACGTACTGCAGAAGGTAGAAAAGTACACACGATTGACTATATTAACAACACGATTGATGGTATTCCATACATCATCAATTCTCATTGTAAAGCTATTTCGGATACAAATACTTCAGCTGGAGAATATGGTCTTGCATATGGATCCTTACTCAACTATGAAGTACCTGTTTTCTCACCAGTTGAGATCAGTAAGTCTAATGATTACAAATTCAAAGATGGCATCATTTGCTACAAGGCTTCCGTATTCACAGGCGGTAACGTTGTAGGGTATAAAGGTTTCTTAAGAGTTAAAAAGAAAGCCTAA
- a CDS encoding phage head-tail connector protein: protein MGLLETVKKSLLIPISETYADDELNNHISACKNLLVSTGITSVVVENHPLAHSLVVIYCKTFFGFKADGSVKDLPKSFDMLLNQLALSSGEYHVSE from the coding sequence ATGGGACTACTTGAAACAGTAAAAAAATCATTGCTGATTCCAATCAGCGAGACCTATGCTGATGATGAATTAAATAATCACATCAGTGCATGTAAAAACTTACTCGTATCTACCGGGATTACGTCAGTTGTTGTAGAGAACCATCCATTAGCCCATTCGCTAGTGGTTATTTACTGCAAGACCTTCTTTGGGTTTAAAGCAGATGGTTCAGTTAAAGATCTACCGAAGAGTTTTGACATGCTGTTAAATCAATTAGCATTATCAAGTGGTGAGTATCATGTTTCCGAGTAG
- a CDS encoding HK97 gp10 family phage protein has protein sequence MATLNDFVDEINHEISEYAESVKKELEQKLDETATLILEYVIANTPRSGRKGAMADEFIKTDIGEGHTKTIVIHAKEKGRLVHLIEFGFQHKSGKYVAARPFMRPAFDYFTPKMIEDIRRIISGN, from the coding sequence ATGGCTACGTTGAATGACTTTGTCGATGAAATTAATCATGAAATATCAGAATATGCTGAGTCAGTTAAAAAAGAACTTGAACAGAAACTTGATGAAACTGCAACTTTGATATTAGAGTATGTTATTGCAAACACACCTAGAAGTGGTAGAAAAGGTGCGATGGCTGATGAATTCATAAAGACTGATATCGGCGAAGGTCACACTAAAACAATCGTTATCCATGCCAAAGAAAAAGGTAGACTCGTTCATTTGATTGAATTTGGATTCCAACATAAGAGTGGAAAGTATGTCGCAGCAAGACCATTCATGAGACCAGCATTTGATTATTTTACACCTAAAATGATTGAGGATATTAGGAGGATTATAAGTGGGAACTAA
- a CDS encoding major tail protein, whose amino-acid sequence MSNKVTFGLKNVHYAIVTATEDDTWEFGTPKKLHGAQELSAEVIAGKTDVYADDKIVATLASSSGSNITLKLTELDDDFKVDILGFARDSNGNLVEIVNHRTKTFALGYEIQGDVKSRRIWYFLCTASPVSDATKTKAESIEPNAVSITITARPIEVGNVSVIRTIAKFGDTNYQQFFAQVPTLPVIGV is encoded by the coding sequence ATGAGCAATAAAGTAACATTTGGACTTAAGAACGTTCATTATGCAATTGTAACAGCAACGGAAGATGATACATGGGAATTTGGTACACCTAAAAAGTTACACGGAGCACAAGAGCTCAGTGCAGAAGTCATCGCAGGTAAAACGGATGTTTATGCAGATGATAAAATTGTTGCAACGCTAGCATCAAGTAGTGGATCTAATATCACCTTAAAGTTAACTGAACTTGATGATGATTTCAAAGTAGATATCTTAGGGTTTGCAAGAGATTCTAACGGTAACTTAGTAGAGATAGTCAACCATAGAACTAAAACATTCGCACTGGGATATGAGATTCAAGGCGATGTGAAATCAAGACGTATTTGGTATTTCTTGTGTACAGCTAGTCCTGTAAGTGATGCAACAAAAACAAAAGCTGAATCAATTGAACCGAATGCGGTAAGCATTACGATTACAGCAAGACCGATTGAAGTTGGGAATGTTTCAGTGATTAGAACGATTGCAAAATTTGGTGACACAAATTATCAACAGTTCTTTGCACAAGTTCCAACACTACCTGTTATAGGTGTTTAG
- a CDS encoding phage distal tail protein domain-containing protein yields the protein MTRRFYLENEHGQQFHFKYHSGVLLSNVQGLGFQFDMSYLKYGHIHKTVKSEKPLSEMSGVLNFMDGYYGYQRFIDYLNQGRDNLRLYYVSNDMKYVHVDVVSLSKAEIKSGLLSCEITMNKKSYWVKERQIIIDITEVLDGKVYPYPYAYTYQITQEGRTTIDINGSFNANVIIEMIGSVDHPEINVIQNGVLVSSLRLNLVEENVIIQISSVADNKYLKMIKDDIETDIYAYQDFEKDNFIELKSGRNTLEFKSGVMSDTLCKVHIFEYHLG from the coding sequence ATGACAAGAAGATTTTACTTAGAAAATGAACATGGCCAACAATTCCATTTTAAGTATCATAGTGGTGTCTTATTATCTAACGTCCAAGGATTAGGTTTTCAATTCGACATGAGCTATTTAAAGTATGGGCATATCCACAAAACTGTAAAAAGTGAAAAACCTTTGTCAGAAATGAGTGGGGTGCTTAACTTCATGGATGGGTATTATGGTTATCAAAGATTTATTGATTACTTAAATCAAGGCAGAGATAATCTCAGATTATACTATGTATCAAATGATATGAAGTATGTTCATGTCGATGTCGTTTCACTAAGTAAAGCAGAAATTAAATCTGGCTTATTAAGTTGTGAAATTACGATGAACAAAAAGAGTTATTGGGTTAAAGAGAGACAAATCATCATTGATATAACAGAAGTCTTAGATGGTAAGGTTTACCCTTATCCATACGCTTATACATATCAAATCACACAGGAAGGACGAACCACAATTGATATTAATGGTTCATTTAATGCAAATGTAATCATTGAAATGATAGGTTCAGTAGATCATCCTGAAATTAATGTGATCCAAAATGGTGTATTGGTATCAAGCCTACGACTAAACTTAGTTGAAGAAAATGTGATAATCCAAATATCATCAGTAGCTGATAATAAGTATTTGAAAATGATTAAGGATGACATTGAAACAGATATCTACGCATACCAGGACTTTGAAAAAGATAATTTTATCGAGTTAAAATCAGGTAGAAACACCTTAGAATTTAAGTCTGGTGTAATGTCAGATACTTTATGTAAAGTTCATATTTTCGAATACCATCTAGGGTGA
- a CDS encoding phage holin family protein: protein MKVKYLILTIVGSLGSLASYLFGGFDKLLIALIIFMIIDFLSGLILAIVFKKSSKTKSGRVSSEAGIKGLAKKIFILFLVALAEQLDIVLGTNLVRDGAVIAFISMEGVSILENSTLAGLPVPRMIKNALEVLSKGEDKKDE from the coding sequence GTGAAAGTTAAATACTTGATATTAACAATTGTAGGATCTTTAGGTTCCTTAGCCTCATACCTATTTGGAGGATTTGATAAATTGTTAATTGCACTCATAATCTTCATGATTATTGATTTTCTATCTGGTTTAATCTTAGCAATCGTATTTAAAAAGAGTAGCAAAACAAAGAGCGGCAGAGTGAGTAGTGAAGCAGGTATTAAAGGACTGGCCAAGAAAATATTCATTCTCTTTTTAGTTGCTTTAGCTGAACAACTAGACATTGTTTTAGGTACTAATCTTGTAAGGGATGGAGCCGTTATTGCTTTCATATCTATGGAAGGTGTAAGTATCTTAGAAAATTCAACCCTTGCAGGATTACCAGTTCCAAGAATGATTAAAAACGCACTTGAAGTGCTAAGTAAAGGTGAGGATAAGAAAGATGAATAA
- a CDS encoding phage holin, LLH family, with translation MNNTELITTIISVILSLVSIGLGYWSKRNSKAKVYYETFIKVEEQIKKLCIDAEKNYTKGDQKKKYVISSINQFLTDQKIAIDLDTIEGIIESIIDVSNQINKSNKL, from the coding sequence ATGAATAATACAGAATTAATTACCACAATTATCAGTGTGATACTTTCACTCGTATCTATCGGATTAGGTTACTGGTCAAAAAGAAACTCTAAAGCAAAAGTATACTATGAAACTTTTATCAAAGTTGAAGAACAAATCAAGAAGCTCTGTATTGATGCAGAAAAGAATTACACTAAAGGCGATCAAAAGAAGAAATACGTGATCTCAAGTATAAATCAGTTTCTGACTGATCAGAAGATCGCAATTGATCTCGATACTATAGAAGGCATTATTGAATCAATTATCGATGTTTCTAACCAAATTAATAAGTCAAATAAATTGTAA